The genomic region GTATATAAAATTGTCGTTATCCTGCGCAGCTCCTACCCATTTTTCAGCCAATGTCGCAGCATTTGCATCATTTTCTAACGTGACAGGCACCGCAAAATGCTCTTTAAAACGTCCCGTCACTTCGATATCTCTCCACGCTGTTAAGTTTGGCGGATTAATGATCTTGCCTTCTCTTGAATCAAGAGGTCCCGGCGCCCCAATACCAATCCCACTTAACGCTTCAGCTGTTTTCCCTAACCCTTCCAACAAATGATGAATGGTCTGTGCCATGCGATCAATCATTTCATAAGGGGACACACTTTGATCAGTAGGAAGCACTTCCTTAGCTAATAAAGCCCCTTTGTCATCAACAATACCAATGGCAGTTTTTGTCCCGCCAATATCTACTCCTGCTGCGACGTTCATGTCTGTCATCCTTCCTCATTTCCTTTGATCTTCATTTATTTTACCAAAAGGAAGGGATGAGTTCTACGTCATTCAGCTTAGGTAAACATAAAATCATCCGTTTTCGAGAACAATCACATTAAAAAGGAGAATGATTTGTGTATCTTTCAAAGGAAGAGCAAGCTGCACTTAGTAAAGCCATTGACGATTTAAACGCTGGACTCGATACGTTTATCGAGCTTTATAATGATTCAGAAGAACAAGCACATTTTATGATTCCAAATGACGACGTTCGCCAATTGTATAAGCAAGCCATTCATTATGACGACCGCAATAGCGTCGATTACAAATTAAACCGCGTGCTCACAGAAGTGTTAAAGGCATTACTCCCAGACAAACCCGAAGCGTGAGGCAAAAAAATAAAAACTCTGTCAGCCTATCGCCAACAAAGTTTTGTTCATTATTTACGCATATGAAAATAAGCATTTAATTGCCCACGAAGCATATCTTCCCGCACAGTTTCTTTTTTTGCTTCATTTTTCTCTTTTCTGATCATTTCTTGACGAATTTCAAACGTCTGCACCCCGTCCTCAATTTGGTTAGCAATGTCCATCAGCCGTTCCACATCATCAAAAGAATACTTACGCGATCCTCGTGCAGACCGTTCTGGAAAAATGAGCTTTCGTTCTTCATAATAACGAATCTGCCTTTCAGATAAGCCTGTCAACTCTTTAACGACGCCAATCGAGATCACCTTTCGTTCTCGATAGGACGTGGGCTCATTTCCCATTCGACCTCACCTCTCGCCTTATCTTATTTGTTTAATTATATCGAATCATCATTTTAAGTATCGACTCCCTTGTAAGATAATCTAACATAAAAAAACACAAATCAACTGCGAAGATGTAAGAAAATATATCGAAGTTTTTTCCAACGACCTTTATTTTTTCTATTGACTTCTAATTTTCTACATAGTATACTATTTTTTGTCGAAACAAACCCAGATGTGATTCCGTAGCTCAGCTGGGAGAGCGCTACCTTGACAGGGTAGAGGTCGCTGGTTCGAGCCCAGTCGGAATCATCCAAAATACCTCCTTGCATAAATTGCAAGGAGGTATTTTCTGTTTCAAATTCATTTATAAATTCAATTTCCTTTGGAATCGCCAAGTTCGTTTCTCAACAAAATCAGCTAATTCGCTCTTCTTGATCTTTCTTCTCAATATCTTGTGCCTCAAGCTCCTCTT from Litoribacterium kuwaitense harbors:
- a CDS encoding MerR family transcriptional regulator, yielding MGNEPTSYRERKVISIGVVKELTGLSERQIRYYEERKLIFPERSARGSRKYSFDDVERLMDIANQIEDGVQTFEIRQEMIRKEKNEAKKETVREDMLRGQLNAYFHMRK
- a CDS encoding atypical membrane-integrating protein (Mistic protein) — protein: MYLSKEEQAALSKAIDDLNAGLDTFIELYNDSEEQAHFMIPNDDVRQLYKQAIHYDDRNSVDYKLNRVLTEVLKALLPDKPEA